One Mus musculus strain C57BL/6J chromosome Y, GRCm38.p6 C57BL/6J DNA segment encodes these proteins:
- the Gm20884 gene encoding Y-linked testis-specific protein 1-like, with protein sequence MTSLKKKSRRKPSSQALGNIVGCRISHGWKEGNEPVTHWKAIILGQLPTNPSLYLVKYDGIDSVYGQELHSDERILNLKVLPHKVVFLQVRDVHLASALVCREVQHKFEGKDGSEDNWSGMVLAQVPFLQDYFYISYKKDPVLYVYQLLDDYKEGNLHIIPETPLAEARSGDDNDFLIGSWVQYTRDDGSKKFGKVVYKVLANSTVYFIKFLGDLHIYVYILVSNIT encoded by the coding sequence atgacatcactcaagaagaagagtaggaggaagccttcttcccaggccctggggaatattgttggctgcagaatttctcacgggtggaaggaaggtaatgagcctgtcacccattggaaggccatcattctaggtcaactgccaacaaacccttctctttatttggtgaagtatgacggaattgacagtgtctacggacaggagctccacagcgatgagaggattttaaatcttaaggtcttgcctcacaaagtagtttttcttcaggtgagggatgtccacctcgccagcgccctggtttgcagagaggtacaacacaaatttgaggggaaagatggctctgaggacaactggagtgggatggtgctagcccaggtgccattcttacaggactatttttacatttcctacaagaaggatccggtcctctatgtctatcagctcctggatgactacaaggaaggtaacctccacatcattccagagacccctctggctgaggcgagatcaggtgatgacaatgacttcttaataggttcctgggtgcagtacaccagagatgatggatccaaaaagttcggaaaggttgtttacaaagttctagccaattctactgtgtactttatcaaatttcttggtgacctacatatctatgtctatattctggtgtcaaatatcacttaa